The genomic DNA CTTCATGCCTTTAACGCGACTGAGAATAATACGGACACAAGGAGgaataataacaatagcaaaatATATGTTGATGAATAGGTGGCAGGCAAAATGCCGCATAATTACATAGCAAGTACGCTTATTTCCAAAGCGAAGGCACATTGCTAGGCAATGCACAActctttatttgttatttgagAGCGCCAAACAGTTGCGAGCAGCTCATTGTTGTTCTAGAtgttgatataatatatattttgtaacaaaaCGAGGGACGAGTAGAAAAGTTATGACAACGTAGTTATTGTCGATGCCAACCAACGTCTTACCGTTGCTGCTGGTAAAGTGGAATGTTATGTTTTGGATCATTTTGTACAAGGAAATTCTGTGTTACCGGCTGATTAACGCCGCCTGCCAGCGAAATTGCAGCCATTTGATGTTGTAATTGACTGAATTGATCGCCGCCGTTTGTTGGATTATGCATGCCATGACTGCTGGGGGGTAGCATGCCTGGAGCCATGCCCGTGGCAGATGTGGGTGGTGATGTCATAAACGcattttgtggtggctgagacGTCGGTAGGGGGCCGTAATGTTGGGGCAGTTGTAGATGGTGTGGAAATGACTGCTGCTGATGTAATTGATCGGGTGGTATGGCTATAGGTATTggtattattattacaaatattcatTGTTTATCAACGCAAAGTAATTACCATTGACGCTATCGTTTATGCCATTCGGAAATTGTGGCATTGGTGGCAATGACTGCATCGGCTGCATATTGCCCAACTGCTGTAGTTGATTGACCGGATTAAAGACACCGACGTTGGTGGTATTAGCAGCGGCCATAGTTGATTgcggcatttgttgttgttcagaGGCTGGCGGTGCAGATGTGGGCGGCAACTGAGGAGCTGCACCCATGTAGGGTAACGATGACATAGACGGAGGCAGTGCTGCagcagaaataaaaatgaatttaaataataaattgcgaACTACATTAAATATTCTATGTATACGTACAATTCAAGCCAACACCACCAGATACGTTGCCATTAAGCTGTGACGCGTTGACGCGTCCATTTTGATACTGCTGGGGTATAGAGTAAGCGCCACCCGCTACTGGTGCAGCATTGGACACCGCATTCTGATTTAGCGAGGTTTGCGTGGTGACTGGCGCAACATTGCCGGGCAACTGTCCTGGATTTCCGTAGGGCAACGATTGCATACCATAGTTATGTGTCGGCATATGTGCTGCTTGCTGCATATGTGGTGGAAAATTTGCATTGCCCGGATAGCCAGCGGCACCGTACAGCATCTGTGGATTCGGCACACCCTGATAAGCTAAGCCAGGCAACGCGCCGGTTATGGGCGGCATGCCACCCATATAACCAGCAGCCTGTGGGCCACCAGCCAGTGTCATGTGATCGTCGCGCATTAGTGAATGATAAAGATTGATGGCGTCCACCAAGTCACTGGAGAGCTGTGTGAGTTGTGCATGCTTACGATCGACACGCTCGAGTTCGGTGTCGATCAGTGGACCCATCTGATGTACTTCCTGTTCTAAACGCAACATTTCTTCGCTATCCTGCGAGGGATCCTCAGGATTCGCCTCGTGCAACAGATGCAAGAGACGATCGATTTTCTCTTCATCGATTTCGATTCGTTGTTCAGCAACTGCCGCAGCGGCAGCTTCAGTCTTTAATTGCAATGCTTTGGCATCATCCTCGAATTGTACGctctttttcgttttattttgttgattgataTCCAAACGCTCCGGATCGACAGACAAATCGGCAGTTACGAAATTCGATGGGAATAGACCTTCGCCACGTTGATTATAGCCTTTCCACCAATTCGGATCAGAATCATCCAACACATGTATAATTTCGTTAGAAAAGAATGTCAACTCATTTTCTTCGGCTGCCTCGAAATCATACAAGGCGCGTACTTTACGTGGCTCGGGCTGCGAATTGGTGGAATTATTTGAGGCGCCACCGGTAGAAGTAATGCTCGCCAACGAACCAGAACCCGAAAATGACGGATACAATGAGGACTACAAAAttggtaatttaaaatttgtttaatatttagtttataaGAATATTTCATCGTTTTTGAACATACATAAGCCGAAGCAGCATTCGTGCTAGCGCTAGCAGTGGCACCAGCGTTGCTGCTACTTTGTATCTTGGGACTATTCTTGGTCTCCTTCAACGATAGCTCTATCGCTTTGGCAATATCATCTTCCTCTTGTTGGCTGCTCACCACATTGGGATCTTTCAAAGCAGTCAATTTTGCTGCTGACTTTGGCGGATTCTCGTTCAGATTGCTGAAGTCGTAGCCTTCTAGGCGCAATTTCATATAAAGCGATGGTATCAAATTCAATTCAGGATCACTCCTAAAATCGCTTTCAGCCCAGCTTTTAATCACTTGACGCATTTTCtatgttaataatttaaatataatttactgcgaatattttcattattttgatgATATTTATGATTAACTCACCAGCGATATTTTCGGTTGCGCTTTCGCTAACAGACGCCTGAATTCGTTTTGGAATTCACGTGAAGCGATTTCCAAATGAAATGGTTTACCGCAATTATTTACACAGGCATCTAATAGTGTTAGCGCCTGCATTACAACATGTGGGTCAGCATGGCCCATACGTTTCATTATTGCCTTCAGGCAATCTTTGGCGCTGCGAGGATTGGATGAGACTTTATCGCACACATCCAGAATAAGAGACCAATTTTCGTTTGTATTTGTTTCGCTTGTAGTTTTTtctgaaacaataaaaatgcaataaaataaataaattttgtagaatGAGTTTTGCAGATGACAGTCTGTTGGCTATAAAAATCTTCCAACTAGCTTTGCTTGGCGGATAAGCGTCCAAGACAGTACAAATAATGCGAGTTAAACTGATAAGAATGGCTAACTGCAAGTGTAATCTCgataacacatacatacgtacttagTGTAAAGACATACTATACTTTTATTCACATGCTTCGTGTACATTTACAAagtgtttatgtatatttgcataagaacgtatgtacaaaaataaaaataaataataagtaatataCTTGGAACAACTAAAACAACACAATTTAAAATCCgtttatatgtaccatatggTAAATACGTAATTTGTATAAGTTCTCTGTTTAGCGCCATATGACTCACAGCTTGCTGTTTAATCAAGTTTTATAACACGAAAAAGATAACTAAAATTAGACGTTTTTaagctaattaaaaaaaaggtgtGTAAACTACCAACAATATGAAACGCTGAGATCCTCATCTCACTTTactttttttagttataaaaccCTTTACAAAAACATGCGTGCTATACAAGAACTCGATTTTGcgcgatcagtttatatggatcGATTATGACTGCAAAGaagatctaaaaattttaatgttggtAATATTCTTTGAAAGATATAGTTAAGTCAAAGCGTTTTATAAACTCATTAAACTTGATCATTTACAATCAACATACTTTTAAACCAGCTTACAGTAATCATGCGTATTGAGTGTATTGAACTTTGGTGGTAGTTCACTGTCGCTTCAATATACAGGAAGTTAGTTTATCGTTTCTTTATTGTCTGCCTACCTCTTCATTAAACTCCTACTATATTTTCTAAACACAAAGAAATCACACTCTTCTAATCTGACTAAATATTAACAGCAGTCAATGTCCTTTCGCAGGTGATTTTTTCTTTGTG from Bactrocera oleae isolate idBacOlea1 chromosome 3, idBacOlea1, whole genome shotgun sequence includes the following:
- the Stam gene encoding signal transducing adapter molecule 1 isoform X2, producing the protein MGIFTQSTPFDADIEKTTSETNTNENWSLILDVCDKVSSNPRSAKDCLKAIMKRMGHADPHVVMQALTLLDACVNNCGKPFHLEIASREFQNEFRRLLAKAQPKISLKMRQVIKSWAESDFRSDPELNLIPSLYMKLRLEGYDFSNLNENPPKSAAKLTALKDPNVVSSQQEEDDIAKAIELSLKETKNSPKIQSSSNAGATASASTNAASAYSSLYPSFSGSGSLASITSTGGASNNSTNSQPEPRKVRALYDFEAAEENELTFFSNEIIHVLDDSDPNWWKGYNQRGEGLFPSNFVTADLSVDPERLDINQQNKTKKSVQFEDDAKALQLKTEAAAAAVAEQRIEIDEEKIDRLLHLLHEANPEDPSQDSEEMLRLEQEVHQMGPLIDTELERVDRKHAQLTQLSSDLVDAINLYHSLMRDDHMTLAGGPQAAGYMGGMPPITGALPGLAYQGVPNPQMLYGAAGYPGNANFPPHMQQAAHMPTHNYGMQSLPYGNPGQLPGNVAPVTTAAPVAGGAYSIPQQYQNGRVNASQLNGNVSGGVGLNSLPPSMSSLPYMGAAPQLPPTSAPPASEQQQMPQSTMAAANTTNVGVFNPVNQLQQLGNMQPMQSLPPMPQFPNGINDSVNAIPPDQLHQQQSFPHHLQLPQHYGPLPTSQPPQNAFMTSPPTSATGMAPGMLPPSSHGMHNPTNGGDQFSQLQHQMAAISLAGGVNQPVTQNFLVQNDPKHNIPLYQQQR
- the Stam gene encoding signal transducing adapter molecule 1 isoform X3, producing MGIFTQSTPFDADIEKTTSETNTNENWSLILDVCDKVSSNPRSAKDCLKAIMKRMGHADPHVVMQALTLLDACVNNCGKPFHLEIASREFQNEFRRLLAKAQPKISLKMRQVIKSWAESDFRSDPELNLIPSLYMKLRLEGYDFSNLNENPPKSAAKLTALKDPNVVSSQQEEDDIAKAIELSLKETKNSPKIQSSSNAGATASASTNAASAYSSLYPSFSGSGSLASITSTGGASNNSTNSQPEPRKVRALYDFEAAEENELTFFSNEIIHVLDDSDPNWWKGYNQRGEGLFPSNFVTADLSVDPERLDINQQNKTKKSVQFEDDAKALQLKTEAAAAAVAEQRIEIDEEKIDRLLHLLHEANPEDPSQDSEEMLRLEQEVHQMGPLIDTELERVDRKHAQLTQLSSDLVDAINLYHSLMRDDHMTLAGGPQAAGYMGGMPPITGALPGLAYQGVPNPQMLYGAAGYPGNANFPPHMQQAAHMPTHNYGMQSLPYGNPGQLPGNVAPVTTQTSLNQNAVSNAAPVAGGAYSIPQQYQNGRVNASQLNGNVSGGVGLNSLPPSMSSLPYMGAAPQLPPTSAPPASEQQQMPQSTMAAANTTNVGVFNPVNQLQQLGNMQPMQSLPPMPQFPNGINDSVNAIPPDQLHQQQSFPHHLQLPQHYGPLPTSQPPQNAFMTSPPTSATGMAPGMLPPSSHGMHNPTNGGDQFSQLQHQMAAISLAGGVNQPQR
- the Stam gene encoding signal transducing adapter molecule 1 isoform X1, encoding MGIFTQSTPFDADIEKTTSETNTNENWSLILDVCDKVSSNPRSAKDCLKAIMKRMGHADPHVVMQALTLLDACVNNCGKPFHLEIASREFQNEFRRLLAKAQPKISLKMRQVIKSWAESDFRSDPELNLIPSLYMKLRLEGYDFSNLNENPPKSAAKLTALKDPNVVSSQQEEDDIAKAIELSLKETKNSPKIQSSSNAGATASASTNAASAYSSLYPSFSGSGSLASITSTGGASNNSTNSQPEPRKVRALYDFEAAEENELTFFSNEIIHVLDDSDPNWWKGYNQRGEGLFPSNFVTADLSVDPERLDINQQNKTKKSVQFEDDAKALQLKTEAAAAAVAEQRIEIDEEKIDRLLHLLHEANPEDPSQDSEEMLRLEQEVHQMGPLIDTELERVDRKHAQLTQLSSDLVDAINLYHSLMRDDHMTLAGGPQAAGYMGGMPPITGALPGLAYQGVPNPQMLYGAAGYPGNANFPPHMQQAAHMPTHNYGMQSLPYGNPGQLPGNVAPVTTQTSLNQNAVSNAAPVAGGAYSIPQQYQNGRVNASQLNGNVSGGVGLNSLPPSMSSLPYMGAAPQLPPTSAPPASEQQQMPQSTMAAANTTNVGVFNPVNQLQQLGNMQPMQSLPPMPQFPNGINDSVNAIPPDQLHQQQSFPHHLQLPQHYGPLPTSQPPQNAFMTSPPTSATGMAPGMLPPSSHGMHNPTNGGDQFSQLQHQMAAISLAGGVNQPVTQNFLVQNDPKHNIPLYQQQR